A genomic segment from Polyangium mundeleinium encodes:
- a CDS encoding DUF4215 domain-containing protein, with amino-acid sequence MTLALTLGALMAALAGCPDDAPLPPDTTGGAGNGGSGGMASSCGDGILDMGETCDDGNNTDGDGCSACAVDACYTCDANAPSACTPKAAGEACEGTKLCNEAGQCVECIDNSQCGTGYCFQDACAACDDTVKNGDETDVDCGGTHCGLCEQGKTCVVGADCTSTFCADGVCCDGACDDACFSCSLAGTIGECSAIPKYAEDPSYGMGEACLAAEGEECSGLGTCGKAVGQSCTNNPECATVNCKDPDLDGTKTCVKNNGEPCSAASECASNNCMDGACAM; translated from the coding sequence ATGACCTTGGCTTTGACCCTCGGCGCGCTGATGGCAGCGCTCGCGGGTTGTCCCGACGACGCCCCGCTTCCGCCGGATACGACGGGCGGCGCGGGCAACGGCGGCTCGGGAGGGATGGCGTCGAGCTGCGGCGACGGCATCCTCGACATGGGCGAGACGTGCGACGACGGGAACAACACGGACGGCGACGGCTGCTCCGCCTGCGCGGTGGACGCGTGTTACACGTGTGACGCGAACGCGCCGAGCGCGTGCACGCCGAAAGCTGCGGGCGAGGCGTGTGAGGGGACGAAGCTCTGCAATGAAGCGGGCCAGTGCGTCGAGTGCATCGACAATTCTCAGTGCGGCACTGGGTATTGCTTCCAGGACGCGTGCGCGGCGTGCGACGATACCGTGAAGAACGGCGACGAGACGGACGTCGATTGTGGTGGCACGCATTGCGGGCTCTGCGAGCAGGGCAAGACGTGCGTCGTGGGCGCGGATTGCACGTCGACGTTCTGCGCGGATGGCGTGTGCTGTGACGGCGCATGCGACGACGCATGTTTTTCGTGCAGCCTGGCAGGCACAATCGGCGAGTGCAGCGCCATCCCCAAGTACGCCGAAGACCCGAGCTACGGAATGGGTGAGGCGTGTCTCGCAGCTGAGGGCGAAGAGTGCTCGGGCCTCGGAACATGCGGGAAGGCGGTGGGCCAGAGCTGCACAAATAACCCCGAGTGTGCGACCGTCAACTGCAAAGACCCCGACTTGGACGGAACAAAGACGTGCGTGAAGAACAACGGCGAGCCATGCTCGGCGGCCAGCGAATGCGCGAGCAACAATTGCATGGACGGCGCCTGCGCCATGTGA
- a CDS encoding serine/threonine-protein kinase: MSLSPAESFDRYVIEERLGEGAVGEVYRAMDTRLRRKIALKVLRRDPEMESEAWDRNVARMLREARAAAALTHPNIVAVYDVGEHEGVPFIAMELVAGKTLRSSIGRDISQGERIELLLQVALALAAAHAEGVVHRDVKPENVMVREDGVAKVLDFGIARRLPGGLTNTQDSGVSRLSRLTGDGSIVGTPAYMAPEQLLGHEIDARADQFSWGVMAFELLAGRLPFRTDGGGLGLVTSMLNDEPRPLEGAPEELAAIVRRVLSKSPEERFPSMEDLVEAVAGVMASVLPPAPPMRKKMLSSGIRLVYAQAPEAAAPAPEPPPPARTNPILIVGAAALAVGLFIGGVLFLLQRSQAEAPQAPAAAPPGAAATNAPSGR, translated from the coding sequence ATGTCCCTGTCCCCGGCCGAAAGCTTCGACCGATACGTCATCGAGGAGCGCCTCGGGGAAGGCGCCGTCGGCGAGGTGTACCGCGCCATGGACACGCGCCTCCGCCGCAAAATTGCGCTCAAGGTGCTGCGGCGGGATCCCGAGATGGAGTCCGAAGCTTGGGACCGCAACGTTGCGCGTATGCTCCGCGAGGCGCGCGCCGCGGCTGCGCTCACGCATCCGAACATCGTCGCCGTCTACGACGTCGGCGAGCACGAGGGCGTTCCGTTCATCGCGATGGAGCTCGTCGCCGGCAAGACGCTGCGCTCGTCGATCGGCCGCGACATCTCGCAGGGCGAGCGCATCGAGCTCCTCCTCCAGGTCGCGCTCGCGCTCGCCGCCGCGCACGCCGAGGGCGTCGTGCACCGCGACGTCAAACCCGAGAACGTCATGGTCCGCGAGGACGGCGTGGCCAAGGTGCTCGATTTCGGCATCGCCCGCAGGCTGCCCGGCGGCCTCACGAACACGCAGGACAGCGGCGTCTCGCGCCTCTCGCGGCTCACCGGCGACGGCAGCATCGTCGGCACGCCCGCGTACATGGCCCCCGAGCAGCTCCTCGGTCACGAAATCGACGCGCGGGCGGATCAGTTCTCGTGGGGCGTCATGGCGTTCGAGTTGCTCGCGGGTCGGTTGCCCTTCCGCACGGACGGCGGAGGCCTCGGGCTCGTCACGTCGATGCTGAACGACGAACCGCGCCCGCTTGAAGGCGCGCCGGAGGAGCTCGCCGCGATCGTTCGCCGTGTGCTCTCGAAATCGCCGGAGGAGCGATTCCCCTCGATGGAGGATCTCGTCGAGGCGGTCGCGGGCGTCATGGCCTCGGTACTCCCGCCGGCGCCGCCGATGCGCAAGAAGATGTTGTCCTCGGGGATCCGGCTCGTCTACGCGCAGGCCCCGGAGGCCGCCGCGCCCGCGCCCGAGCCGCCGCCGCCGGCAAGGACGAACCCCATTCTGATCGTCGGCGCCGCGGCGCTCGCCGTGGGCCTCTTCATCGGCGGCGTGCTCTTCTTGCTCCAGCGCAGCCAGGCCGAGGCCCCCCAGGCGCCCGCCGCCGCGCCCCCTGGGGCCGCCGCGACGAACGCGCCCTCCGGCCGCTGA
- a CDS encoding response regulator: MPSVLIVDSESTQRRSLSLALRLEGYRVALATSAQEVKDHLDDKQGYDVVMVDLMIPELNGLDLAREIRHGFPRARIILTSAYPLSQRQLERTECGAIGFVPKPYELDEVSRYLRSKLTAAA; the protein is encoded by the coding sequence ATGCCCAGCGTGCTCATCGTGGACAGCGAAAGTACACAGCGCCGTTCTCTTTCGCTGGCATTGCGCCTCGAAGGTTACCGGGTCGCCCTCGCAACGTCTGCCCAGGAGGTCAAAGACCACCTCGACGACAAGCAAGGGTACGACGTGGTGATGGTCGATCTCATGATCCCGGAGCTCAACGGCCTGGATCTGGCCCGGGAGATCCGCCACGGCTTCCCGCGGGCCCGCATCATTCTCACGAGCGCGTATCCGCTCTCGCAACGCCAGCTCGAACGGACGGAGTGCGGCGCGATCGGGTTTGTCCCGAAGCCCTACGAGCTCGACGAGGTCTCCCGCTACCTGCGCTCGAAGCTCACGGCCGCGGCCTGA
- a CDS encoding choice-of-anchor L domain-containing protein codes for MRERMRLFDTAPRRVALAALAVALLAPLAPAACAANGGGTGFDGDGGAGNGNPGQGGAGHGGTGMGGDDLGFDAGNQGGAGGEGGIINCDPKGTEDDVDGDGFTEAEGDCNDCDKNRNPNAVEVPTEPGKEAFDENCDGAIDEVVVSLCDDTLVLDSMDPLDGVRAVDLCKVSQGFGDWGVVSAQWTMADGSPPPLGNEVNFHLGHGLLSGFGPNITTRKGARVLALSSGTARQPTDPGYQSVEGFDKLYMGNHPQGFPKESPACPGTSTGEPHDVAGLEAVIRVPSNAYGFSFDFNFYTYEWPNYICSQFNDFFVALLTPIPPGQSDGNVSFDSQGNPVSVNNSLLEVCGCLGNPPNPCLAGDKIFQCSLGNVDLIGTGFGFDGGDGMDHASTGWLKTQAPVKPGDQITLRFAVYDSGDGGLDTTTLIDNWQWIAKPGTTVGTAPIPK; via the coding sequence ATGCGCGAACGAATGCGTCTCTTCGACACGGCCCCTCGGCGCGTCGCCCTCGCGGCGCTCGCCGTCGCGCTCCTCGCGCCCCTCGCGCCCGCCGCGTGCGCGGCGAACGGCGGCGGCACGGGGTTCGACGGGGACGGCGGCGCGGGCAACGGCAACCCGGGCCAGGGCGGCGCGGGCCACGGCGGCACGGGCATGGGCGGCGACGATCTCGGCTTCGACGCCGGAAACCAGGGCGGCGCGGGCGGCGAAGGAGGGATCATCAACTGCGATCCCAAGGGCACGGAGGACGACGTCGACGGCGACGGCTTCACCGAGGCCGAGGGCGATTGCAACGATTGCGACAAGAACCGCAACCCGAACGCCGTCGAGGTGCCTACCGAGCCCGGCAAGGAGGCGTTCGACGAGAACTGCGACGGCGCCATCGACGAGGTGGTCGTCTCCCTTTGTGACGACACGCTCGTCCTCGACAGCATGGATCCCCTCGACGGCGTCCGCGCCGTCGATCTCTGCAAGGTCTCCCAGGGCTTCGGCGATTGGGGGGTGGTCTCGGCGCAATGGACCATGGCCGACGGCTCGCCGCCCCCGCTCGGGAACGAAGTGAACTTCCACCTCGGCCACGGCCTGCTCAGCGGGTTCGGCCCGAACATCACGACCCGCAAGGGCGCCCGCGTGCTCGCGCTCTCCAGCGGCACCGCCCGCCAGCCCACGGATCCCGGGTATCAATCGGTCGAGGGCTTCGACAAGCTCTACATGGGCAACCACCCGCAGGGCTTCCCCAAGGAGTCACCCGCGTGCCCCGGCACGAGCACCGGCGAGCCGCACGACGTCGCCGGGCTCGAAGCCGTGATCCGGGTGCCCTCGAACGCCTATGGCTTCTCGTTCGACTTCAACTTCTACACCTACGAGTGGCCGAACTACATCTGCAGCCAATTCAACGATTTCTTCGTCGCGTTGCTCACGCCGATCCCGCCCGGGCAGAGCGACGGCAACGTCTCCTTCGACAGCCAGGGCAACCCCGTCAGCGTCAACAACTCGCTCCTCGAGGTCTGCGGTTGTCTGGGCAACCCGCCCAATCCCTGCCTCGCGGGCGACAAGATCTTCCAGTGCAGCCTCGGCAACGTCGACCTCATCGGGACCGGGTTCGGCTTTGACGGTGGCGACGGAATGGACCACGCCTCGACCGGCTGGCTGAAGACGCAGGCCCCCGTCAAGCCTGGCGACCAGATCACCCTCCGGTTCGCCGTCTACGACTCGGGCGACGGCGGCCTCGACACGACGACCCTCATCGACAACTGGCAGTGGATCGCCAAGCCCGGCACGACCGTCGGGACGGCGCCCATCCCCAAGTAA
- a CDS encoding isopenicillin N synthase family dioxygenase, with protein MTGTLHDDIPILDLQDVGSGDVERETRAAAAIARGLGRYGLVYVKNHGIDPAALDAFYTEFLALTALPEAEKRRWARADLWFQRGYTPPNTEKAVVAGGQPDFKECWFAAPIDVDPVAAELYPEIHPPNVWPENRPHFRTFYEAIGLALHEAGLALLRACADALSLPRETFVDVTRGAPHVTRALKYLPLDAQQCESGVLWGEEHTDFNLLTLLPGGWFLDRDQNRCARPDDRSGLFLRTRGSEGRPGGELVPGTAPPGCIVAQVGQQLEILTGGRLLATPHVITAPKTPGYARTSMAHFVHVHTDTRLFPLPPFQTRETMTAYRPPVLAGTYDIKTLVDIGLAPPEVLSKLGYRHYDRLASVRAGESR; from the coding sequence ATGACCGGCACGCTCCACGACGATATCCCCATTCTCGATCTCCAGGACGTCGGCTCCGGCGACGTCGAGCGCGAAACACGGGCCGCCGCTGCGATCGCGCGTGGGCTCGGCCGGTACGGGCTCGTGTACGTGAAAAACCACGGCATCGACCCCGCCGCGCTCGATGCGTTCTACACCGAGTTCCTCGCGCTCACCGCGCTCCCGGAGGCCGAGAAGCGCCGCTGGGCCCGCGCCGACCTCTGGTTCCAGCGCGGATACACCCCGCCGAACACCGAGAAGGCCGTCGTCGCCGGGGGTCAGCCGGATTTCAAGGAGTGCTGGTTTGCCGCGCCCATCGACGTCGATCCCGTCGCGGCCGAGCTCTACCCCGAGATCCATCCGCCGAACGTGTGGCCCGAAAACCGGCCGCACTTCCGCACGTTTTACGAGGCAATCGGACTTGCCCTGCACGAGGCCGGCCTCGCGCTCCTCCGCGCGTGCGCCGACGCGCTCTCTTTGCCGCGCGAGACCTTCGTGGACGTGACCCGCGGCGCCCCCCACGTCACGCGCGCGCTCAAGTATCTGCCGCTCGACGCGCAGCAATGCGAGAGCGGCGTCCTCTGGGGCGAGGAGCATACCGATTTCAACTTGCTCACGCTCCTGCCGGGCGGCTGGTTCCTCGACCGGGATCAGAATCGCTGCGCACGGCCCGACGACCGGAGCGGGCTCTTTTTGCGCACGCGGGGCTCGGAGGGTCGTCCCGGCGGTGAGCTCGTGCCGGGCACCGCGCCGCCGGGCTGCATCGTGGCCCAGGTGGGCCAGCAGCTCGAGATCCTGACCGGGGGGCGCCTGCTCGCCACGCCCCACGTGATCACCGCGCCGAAGACCCCAGGGTATGCACGCACCTCGATGGCCCATTTCGTCCATGTGCACACCGATACGCGCCTCTTCCCGTTGCCCCCGTTCCAGACCCGGGAAACGATGACGGCCTATCGGCCGCCGGTCCTGGCGGGCACGTACGATATCAAGACGCTGGTCGATATCGGCCTCGCGCCGCCCGAGGTCCTCTCGAAGCTCGGCTATCGCCATTACGACAGGCTCGCGAGCGTGCGCGCGGGCGAGAGCCGCTGA
- a CDS encoding M16 family metallopeptidase has protein sequence MKRRAYALGLFAFLVAGCPGQTVAPPPLHTPPPAKTADAKPKEPQAASDPKEPSPDSAPPRPFATPKTTWIELKNGLRVVSLLDRAVPVVHLRIAVLAGTAVDGERTGLAAVCARAVASSGAGALDAIELRKRLEGLGASLSVDLNADRVVYGISVPGSRLAEAAEELASVLGRPRLDPKEIERVQGALAERAAEKARSDGAWGAWMMLHRDLFALPSEHHPYASFDAMAEEIGQIKPADCKEYHRRYFVPKNMIAAITGDVPADEVRKVAEKHLGGLSGRAAPALSFTDPMPPESTKITLVDRPGSTQSEMVVGSLGPKESEPSYAGFVAAAAVLGGAATGRLALDLRDKRGLASHVFTETVPFANGPSAFYVYTKMNHESTGEALTAVLAALRALTQEAPSSREMENAARFLGSVRAVSTSRPGARADELCDLGSRGLPDEALDERIAAIRAMAPEAAAKAFAEHVRSGHAVVVVSGDATSVGPILQRFGEVKVVDPTRRFARTRTLPAAAAPARP, from the coding sequence ATGAAGCGGCGCGCGTATGCCCTCGGGCTTTTCGCCTTCCTCGTCGCGGGTTGTCCCGGCCAAACCGTCGCGCCCCCGCCGCTGCATACGCCTCCGCCCGCCAAGACGGCCGATGCGAAGCCGAAGGAGCCACAAGCCGCCTCGGACCCGAAGGAGCCGTCGCCCGATTCCGCGCCGCCGAGGCCGTTTGCCACGCCGAAGACTACCTGGATCGAGCTGAAGAATGGCCTGCGTGTCGTGAGCTTGCTCGATCGCGCGGTGCCCGTGGTGCACCTGCGGATCGCCGTGCTTGCGGGCACCGCGGTGGATGGGGAACGGACGGGCCTCGCGGCGGTCTGCGCGCGGGCCGTGGCTTCGTCGGGGGCGGGGGCGCTCGATGCGATCGAGCTGCGAAAACGCCTGGAGGGGCTCGGGGCGAGTTTGTCGGTGGACCTGAATGCGGATCGGGTGGTGTACGGCATTTCGGTGCCCGGGTCCCGCCTCGCCGAGGCGGCCGAGGAGCTCGCCTCCGTCCTCGGCCGCCCGCGCCTCGATCCGAAGGAGATCGAGCGCGTGCAGGGCGCGCTCGCCGAACGCGCCGCAGAAAAAGCACGCAGCGACGGCGCCTGGGGCGCTTGGATGATGCTGCACCGCGACCTCTTCGCGCTCCCGAGCGAGCACCATCCGTATGCCTCGTTCGACGCGATGGCCGAGGAGATCGGGCAGATCAAGCCCGCCGATTGCAAGGAATACCATCGCCGGTATTTCGTCCCGAAAAACATGATCGCGGCGATCACCGGCGACGTGCCCGCGGACGAGGTCCGCAAGGTCGCGGAAAAACACCTTGGCGGGCTCTCCGGGAGGGCCGCCCCCGCCCTCTCCTTCACGGATCCGATGCCCCCGGAGTCGACGAAGATCACGCTCGTCGACAGGCCCGGCAGCACGCAAAGCGAGATGGTCGTGGGATCGCTCGGGCCCAAGGAGTCAGAGCCGAGCTACGCGGGGTTCGTCGCCGCCGCCGCGGTCCTCGGCGGCGCGGCCACGGGCAGGCTCGCTCTCGATTTGCGCGACAAACGGGGGCTCGCCTCGCACGTCTTCACGGAGACCGTGCCGTTCGCGAACGGGCCGTCTGCGTTTTACGTGTACACGAAGATGAACCACGAGAGCACCGGCGAGGCCCTCACGGCGGTGCTCGCAGCGCTCCGCGCCCTCACCCAGGAGGCGCCGAGCTCGCGCGAAATGGAAAACGCCGCGCGTTTCCTCGGCAGCGTCCGCGCGGTGAGCACGAGCCGACCCGGCGCGCGTGCCGACGAGCTCTGCGACCTCGGATCCCGCGGGTTGCCCGACGAGGCCCTCGACGAGCGCATCGCTGCCATCCGCGCCATGGCCCCCGAGGCCGCGGCGAAGGCCTTCGCCGAGCATGTGCGCTCCGGCCACGCCGTCGTCGTGGTCTCGGGCGACGCTACGAGCGTGGGCCCGATCTTGCAAAGGTTCGGCGAGGTGAAGGTCGTGGACCCGACGCGCCGCTTCGCCCGGACCCGCACGCTGCCCGCCGCCGCGGCCCCCGCCCGGCCCTGA
- a CDS encoding M16 family metallopeptidase — MRFPSPRPSFVALALLAAPTPALAAPPKADPPPALRLAIQRATLDNGLRVVMNVDHASNAVAIAVTYDVGSRDEAQGEGGFVRLFEHLLFGATKNLAAGEFESLVAARGGFVTAKSTVDRTTYSMIVPENELAVGLWLEAERMRSVNLDQAAIDADGKALAIVDHVPYGKADARLGALAFEGCPAYAHGTSGADRARADLAAVRAFHAAHFGPNTAVLGISGDFDPDMAMSLVHRHFDGIARIQAKPFAEPTVPEQTAERREVVEDALARAPALSYGFVMPKLGTREHDALRFAQVILGDGEGSRLVSRLVRADALATEARAEVDARFGRGPGLFHVEVRLAQNATVPEVEKRVDAALKELADAPPTEAETIRARKRLEAAFVLGLASNRNRAVELGKHELWNGDARVIGRELERLASVTPADVQKAAAQYLVAKRRTVIETRPKPASAGNVASVAEGSR, encoded by the coding sequence ATGCGCTTTCCCTCCCCGCGCCCGTCGTTCGTCGCGCTCGCGCTCCTCGCCGCGCCCACGCCCGCGCTCGCCGCTCCTCCCAAAGCCGATCCGCCCCCGGCGCTGCGCCTCGCGATCCAGCGCGCCACGCTCGACAACGGCCTGCGGGTCGTGATGAACGTGGATCACGCCTCGAACGCAGTGGCCATCGCCGTCACCTACGACGTCGGCTCGCGGGACGAGGCACAAGGCGAGGGCGGGTTCGTCCGGCTCTTCGAACACCTCCTGTTCGGCGCAACGAAAAACCTCGCCGCGGGCGAATTCGAATCCCTCGTCGCCGCGCGCGGCGGGTTCGTCACGGCGAAGAGCACGGTCGATCGGACGACGTATTCGATGATCGTCCCCGAAAACGAGCTCGCGGTCGGCCTCTGGCTCGAAGCCGAGCGCATGCGGAGCGTCAACCTCGACCAAGCGGCGATCGACGCCGATGGCAAGGCCCTCGCCATCGTGGATCACGTGCCCTACGGAAAAGCGGATGCCCGGCTCGGCGCGCTCGCGTTCGAGGGATGTCCGGCGTATGCGCACGGGACATCGGGCGCGGATCGCGCGCGTGCGGATCTCGCCGCGGTCCGCGCCTTCCACGCGGCGCATTTCGGCCCGAACACCGCCGTGCTCGGGATCTCGGGGGATTTTGACCCCGACATGGCCATGTCCCTCGTGCACCGTCATTTCGACGGCATTGCGCGTATCCAGGCCAAACCCTTCGCCGAGCCCACCGTGCCCGAGCAGACGGCGGAGCGGCGTGAGGTCGTCGAAGACGCGCTCGCCCGCGCGCCGGCGCTCTCGTATGGATTCGTGATGCCCAAGCTCGGGACACGCGAGCACGACGCGCTCCGCTTCGCGCAGGTGATCCTCGGCGACGGCGAGGGCTCGCGGCTCGTCTCGCGCCTCGTGCGCGCGGACGCGCTCGCGACGGAGGCGCGGGCCGAGGTCGATGCGCGGTTCGGCCGCGGGCCGGGGCTCTTCCACGTCGAGGTGCGGCTCGCGCAGAATGCGACCGTTCCAGAGGTGGAGAAGCGGGTCGACGCGGCGCTGAAGGAGCTCGCCGACGCGCCCCCCACGGAGGCGGAGACGATCCGGGCGCGAAAGAGGCTCGAAGCGGCGTTCGTCCTCGGCCTCGCGTCGAATCGGAATCGCGCCGTGGAGCTCGGCAAGCACGAGCTCTGGAATGGCGACGCGCGGGTGATCGGGCGCGAGCTCGAGCGGCTCGCCAGTGTGACGCCGGCGGACGTGCAAAAAGCCGCGGCACAGTATCTCGTGGCGAAACGTCGAACCGTGATCGAGACGCGGCCGAAGCCGGCCTCTGCGGGCAACGTCGCGAGCGTGGCGGAGGGGTCGCGATGA
- a CDS encoding formylglycine-generating enzyme family protein: MRRTSLVLVGVLFLPILGCSLDTNGAIPITGGGGQAGSGAGGGASSSSGSASSSSGSAGAGGVGGMGGAGGIGGVGGAGGMGGVGGAGGMGGAGGQGGVGGGGPTCPVGSTPMVLVEGPEGPYCIDATEVTSLQYSLWLATLPAPNTQDPLCGWKNSYIPRSSGANCNNTHYDPITKPNHPVACVDWCDARAFCAGVGKRLCGAFGDQPLGYDEFNDSAKSEWTYACSNKGERNFPYGDDYEEKRCVDDPFDGTLNAGNGNSEPVKAATNCKGGNGFSGLFDMSGNVWEWEDACKPAGNPGDPKDDQCRDRGGSFWDQENRLSCTSLSVDRRRDVFNKNLGIRCCADPINLGVP, from the coding sequence ATGCGACGCACCTCTCTCGTTCTTGTCGGTGTGCTCTTTCTTCCCATCCTCGGTTGTTCGCTCGACACCAATGGCGCAATCCCGATCACCGGCGGGGGCGGCCAAGCAGGCAGCGGCGCGGGCGGAGGCGCGAGTTCGAGCAGCGGGAGCGCGAGTTCGAGCAGCGGGAGCGCGGGCGCAGGCGGCGTCGGCGGGATGGGCGGCGCTGGCGGGATAGGCGGCGTTGGTGGCGCTGGCGGAATGGGCGGCGTGGGCGGCGCCGGCGGAATGGGTGGCGCGGGCGGCCAGGGAGGCGTGGGCGGGGGCGGGCCGACGTGCCCCGTGGGCAGCACGCCCATGGTGCTCGTCGAAGGGCCCGAGGGGCCCTACTGCATCGACGCGACCGAGGTCACGAGCCTGCAATATTCGTTGTGGCTCGCCACGTTGCCGGCGCCGAACACGCAAGATCCCTTGTGCGGCTGGAAAAACTCGTACATCCCGCGTTCGAGCGGCGCCAACTGCAACAACACCCATTACGATCCCATCACGAAGCCCAACCATCCGGTGGCTTGTGTCGACTGGTGCGACGCGCGCGCCTTCTGCGCGGGCGTGGGCAAGCGCCTTTGCGGCGCGTTCGGGGACCAACCGCTCGGTTATGACGAATTCAACGATTCCGCGAAGAGCGAGTGGACGTACGCCTGCTCCAACAAAGGGGAGAGGAACTTTCCGTACGGCGATGACTACGAAGAGAAAAGGTGCGTCGACGATCCCTTCGACGGCACCCTGAACGCCGGTAACGGCAATTCCGAGCCGGTCAAGGCCGCCACGAACTGCAAGGGCGGTAACGGCTTCTCGGGCCTCTTCGATATGTCCGGCAACGTATGGGAGTGGGAGGACGCATGCAAGCCCGCCGGAAACCCGGGGGATCCGAAAGACGATCAGTGCCGGGATCGGGGCGGCTCGTTCTGGGACCAGGAAAACCGGCTGTCTTGCACGTCTCTGTCGGTCGATCGCAGGCGAGACGTTTTCAACAAGAACCTCGGCATTCGCTGCTGCGCCGATCCCATCAACCTCGGCGTGCCCTGA